The Malus domestica chromosome 10, GDT2T_hap1 nucleotide sequence TGGATAGAGGGGTTTGATTTCACAGTGGAAAAAAGCAAAACTCCACATACAGATATATACTACTTCCAAACTAAACTTTTGCAGAAACTATACATAAACTTTCTCAAAGATACAATGTCCGGCTTCAATACTACTCAGAAGACATAATTCATTGAAAATTATTCTGGAAGGGAGCAAAATTTACCTTAAACACCGCCGTAAGCAAATCAGCATTGGGGAGAATTTTTGTTGAAACACTGAATGGAAAATCAAGAGTTTAAAATTCAAACAGGAGCGTTATTTAAAACCCAAAATTGAATCATCACATAAGGAATTCAGTGCAACCATCATCAAACCTGTTGCTCTTTCTAATCAACTACAGCTCCTTTCTCATTTTTCGTTGAGTTCCGAACACTCTGTATGCCATTGATTTGGATTGCCTCATTTCCTTTGGTATTTCTGCTAAACTTACTGGGAATCTCTCTGCATTTCCCTAACCAAACACAATCACAAATTAGtcaattataataaaaaaacgTAAAAATGGCGCTACATAGTGGATTTATAGAGGgtttataaaataacaaaggcaCGTGATTTAATAgtttatgaaaaaataaatcataCATCGTTTTGAATAGTTCCTACTCAAAAAATAGACTTACTGATGAGTCAATTGCCAATTTTCTGAAGAAATCGTATGCTTTTTATGAGTGTATCACAACCttcaaaaaatacataaaaatcagtaaaattgtaaattaaaacaaaaaagaaaacctcaaaaaggaaaaaaaaaactaattatcaTTGAAGTTACTGAAAGCACcagaaattacaaaaaaaaaagagagagaatccacactaaacaaaaaagaaaagagaacttGCCCTCAAGTATGGATTGTATAATGATTTCCAGTGTCCACGTTGTGAGTTTTCATGCTATTTTGAATATAACTAGCACTTACCAAGACCAATAGATGATGCTACACCAAGAGCCAGCCATCAGAGTCCAAATTGCAGATAACGAATAAGCTCCTGGATATGCTACATTTTGATTAATTATAAAATCAATAAAGGAAACTCCAAAAGAGAGAGAatccacactaaacaaaaaagaaaagagaacttGCCCTCAAGTATGGATTGTATAATGATTTCCAGTATCCAGGTTGTGAGTTTTCATGCTATTTTGAATATAACTCGCACTTACCAAGACCAATAGATGATGCTACACCAAGAGCCAGCCATCAGAGTCCAAATTGCAGATAACGAATAAGCTCCTGGATATGCTACATTTTGATTAATTATAAAATCAATAAAGGAAACTCCAAAAGTACATCAACATTATGCAATAAACATGCCCAATAATGCATATATGATGCAACATTCATGGGAAATCTTTATCCCAACAACTCATACAAACAATATTAAGCAAACTATATTAATCAAATAACGGTTACTCTAACTAAAATTCTAAATGCAACTGAACAAAAATGTCACCCTTCGAGTAAATACCTCTTGTTGAGGTCCACCAACTGTTGCAGTGATCACTCATGTACCTCCTGCTAACATAATTAGAAGCAGAAACCAACCATCTCTCGCCATAAAACACCAAACATATTTGCCAATAGCCAAATTGAAATACTTTAACGTCTTTAACAGCTGTGTTGTAAGTGTTTAATTTTCTAGTTCCTGGTGATGCTTCAAACGGAGTCCTGCGGAATTCAAAGATTATAGACAACCTTCAGATTTTCAatctgaaaattgaaaaaattaaactaCTTTCCTCAATTGGaatttaattaaacatttaaagagttaaaataatcaaactttttgtttttatttacctacccataaaagtttgatttccattttatttaaaaacgtACAAAAATTGAAACCTTCTGTTTCCATTTGATTTCCCCTTTCATAATTAGCTCAGCTGAGTAGCTCCCCCACCTTATTACTCCCACGTACTAACGTAAACAATGAGTCACTACAAATTTCAGGttttacatgaaattttttaaaggaAAGTGTATAATTGGAAAGAGTAGAAGAAGAGTACATGTGCATGCTCAGATCAAATCAGCCAGAACCTGATCTAATTGCAATGACAGGAGTGAAATCCGACTTCCAGTTGCTGCACCTCCTAGCTTCCTTCTGCTGCAACTCAAATTTGGTAGAACAAAAGTCTCAATCTTTAAcagataggaaaaacccagtaaTCACACATATTTAACAGATCGaactcaaaaattaaagaacgAAAAGAAAAGGTGAGGAATTTACTCGAAcccacaaaattaaaattaattacagCATAATCAGGCTAAAGATTCAAATTCACTATGTAAAGAcccaaattaaacataaaattcaaaattcacgaAGCAACAACCCGaattaaacacaaaatcaaGGTCCTTTCAGAAAAATAAGCTTAAGAAAGGGAAAATCTGAAACCTATCGAAAGCgcagaaatagagagaaaagaatTGGGGGAAAAGTTGGGAAATTTACCAGAGGGGTTTAGGTGGAGGCGCCGAGAGGAGCCGATCTGCAAGGCAGATTGAAGCTCGAAGGGCCGAGCTTGGACTCTCCGGCAGTGGCGAGATCTAGGGTTTTCCACAGACAGATAGGAAACCTAGATTCGGAAAATAGGGAGAGAAATAGAGACCTTGATTcgaagagaaatggtgaagcCCTAAATCGAGCTGCTTGGTGCAGAGAAGAGTGAGGCGAGGAGGGAGACGGGGAGAGCAGGAGTCAAACAAAATATGGAAAAGCTGAtgatggggagagagagaaccgAAGCACCCAAAGAAATCGAAACCGGAGAGGATAAACGCGTGGCCTCGGAGGGTAAGGAAGTCATGTAGAAAAGTTGGCAAAAAATTGGCTTAACAAACGAATTGAGGGGCATTTTGGTCCGCACACTGCTCTAGAACAGTAACCagtgtttgggttttagtatatatagaatTTGCTGGGACCCTTTGAGGGGCGAATTATTCATGATATGTATTTAtaatgtcaatttttttttcaacaaatgaaatattgtattttttttcaaaaaaaaaagtataaggGATCATATTTACATGTCAAAAGGAAACGTAAAGAGTTTTTTCGTTTTTTAAAAGAATGACAACTTGTGGCAAGCCATAGTTATATACCACTTTCGGGGGTCGGGGAAGACTCatagaggcatttcagcctcccctggccacaagtctggcttccacaACAGTAGTGGGTTTCAAACTTGAGACCTCCGTAATCCGCCCTTTACCACTGGCTACCAACTAATGTAAAGAGTTAGCTAGCGTTCTTTCCGCGTTTCATTTCTCTAAAGGTCATATTAAACGGGGTTAAAAATGCAACCATCAAATGGGCTTTATCAGTATTGAAAAATAATGGACTTATCAGTTTAACAATTGGGTTAAATTTGAACCTCAACTTTTAGTGTCAAATTTGAACCTCAGAAACAACACATGAAAACACCAACAATGTCCCACTCTCACTTCAAAGCAAGCAAAAGCAACCCATGACATATGGATTGATGGGATTTCTTATCCTCAGTCTTTCCAACACTTTCCATTATCCAGAACACTTCTCAGACCACTACCAATGAAAGCTTAGTCACTGCTCTAACAACCACCACCATCAAAACTCCATGGACGCTCTCTTCGTTAACTAGTACTCCATCTCCGGCCTCAAACACTCCCCAAACCTCACCACCACCTTCTCCTTCCCTCCCCAATCCTTCCACCACCTTAAATTCACCACTTACACTGGCACCTAGCCCACCACCCTCACAATCGTCTTCGTCATCAACGAACAGCAAGGAAGCCAATCCATTAAAGCCTAGAACCCACTTCATCTCTCTTACGACAATAAAGCTGAAGATATCGACAAGTCGTACAATGATGGTGACAAAATCATCGAAAGCAGAGCGTTGGAGGGCAGCAAGGGAACGCAATACTTGATTTCCTAGAAAGACGGCTATACCCCCAAAGCCAAGGACATGATAGCAGAGTACGAGAGCCTGTGATAGACCGCTGATAAATCTGCTCTGAACGAGCTTATAGCATCTGAGAATGACTCACGCGACGTCGTTGACGGGGACGACCGCACGGCTTCGTCTCTGGTCTCAGGTCAGAGTTGTGTGTTCGAGTTTTAGCCGAAGCAGGTGCCAACTTGGATCACAACGATAATGGCAGGAGATCAACGACTTTGCACATGGTGGCTGGTTAAGTTTGGCCAGGTGTCATGAAATTATTGGTGGAATGGGAGCGAATCCCGAGGTAGAGGACGAGATAAGACGGAAGCTGCTAGATTTGGCTAAGGAAATACTTAAAACAATGCCGCAGGGAAACCCGATTCACTTCGTAAGGCAGTTGGGGTTGAAGAGTGTGATTACGGAGCTGGAGGGGGTAATATTTGAGGCGGGCTCGAGTACGCGGTGGCAAAAGGGGTGGTGGGGAAGAGAGTCGGGGATGAGGGGAAGATAGAGTACTTAGTGAAATGGACGGATATAGATGAGGCCACGTGGGAGCCCAAGGAGAATGTTGATACTGATTTGATTAAAGAGTTTATGGAGGGCCAAAATTTGAGTGGGCCGTACAATATAGAGGAGGCGCGGTTAGAACAATAGGACTTTCTTTTGTTGTATATTTACTTGAAAGGGAATTacaagggtttctgaaattgACTCACattattaaaatgatttttaaaataaaaaatcgatcaatgtagacCTTGAAAGTgggtgttgcaaatcaatgtggttatTCTATCAAAATTTcgtaaaaaattatgttatatgctaatgtggcacataaatgggttTCACAAGATTTACGAGTTTTTATacaaatggtcattgaaattgatCCACACCATCAGGAAGgcctttgaaattgaaaattgatcaatgtagtctctgaaaatagGTTTACAAATCAATATGCTATTTCCATAACAATTATGTTAAAAATTTTGTTATGCGCAGATGtgggtttaataatttaataattaatttaaaaggtTGTCAAAATACCGTTTTGCATAATCAGATTATCTCAATGTAGAGCTTGCCGTTCTTCGTGTCACCAAGATCACAAGGGGAGCGCCCAACAAACTTTTCAAGATTGAGGTGATGAGGCTGTCGATCGCCTAAATGTTAAGGTGATGTCATAGAAGTCGTCACCAAAAATGGTCTCAATCATGGTCCAATTCGGTGAAGGCTGTCAAAGGGTGCAAAGATGGGTGTCTTGAGAATTCTCTTTTCAGAGAAGAGACGATGAAGGTTACCATAGATGAAGGTAGAGGAGTGTGGGTCGAGATCAGAGGTGATTGCAGGACTAAGTTTCCAGGTTGATaacctttttaattaattattaaattattaaacctatttctaatttgtttttaatttaattagatttatgagacccaTTTCTGCGTCACATCAACACATAACAAAATTTTTGACATAATTATAATGGAAGGGCCACATTAATTTTAGACACTGTTTCTCGGagtacattgatcgattttcaatttcaatgaacatttgaaataaaaacaaCTTGTGGGAcctatttatgtgccacatcagcacaaaatttttaacagaattgtgacaGAAGAACCACATAGATTTGCGACACCTTTTCAGGGACTACGTTagtcgattttcaatttcagggaccatcttgatgatgTGGATCAGCTTCaaggatcatttgtgataaaaaccttaCTTGAAACGATGATAGGACACAGTTTTTGTGATCAATGTGACTTCAAGGAAAATCATATAGTGCAAATTCATGCGTTATCTCACTTTTAACACTTGAATCTTACTAGTTCATTTTTTCCATATTAGACTGGTAAATATGTGAATCGTTGAAGCCACAATATATGGCAATATTTAATACTTTATGTGTTAATTTTACGAAAAATTGAAGTTCTTATTCTTAAGTTAATTGATGTCATGTAACGATCTAGATCCagagatttaaatttttttttttttaacaaaagatcTAGAGATGTTAAAAGCCATGCCATTATCTATTCTAAAGTTGAGGAGAGATTTGACTGTAGCATAGCTACAATCAAATCTTTGCCTCACAATTTCACGCTATTTACAACAAAGCCATCAGATTTGGGCTGATATTGGGGCTGGGTTGGAAGGGCAATTTTGTCCTGTGCGTTTGAGACGGATTGGGGTGGGTTTAGGTTTGTTGTTATTcgggccatctccaaccgaagggtccaaagggccgaaaatagcccgaaaacctcTTCAACCGAGGACTagcccatttttttttatatttctgtcagttataaccgataGGAATAAAACAAGTagtgtcagttataaccgacacaaaTAGAAGGGAAAATTTTGaatccaaatatttttttaatgaattaaaaaaattc carries:
- the LOC139188454 gene encoding uncharacterized protein isoform X8, with the translated sequence MHMTPFEASPGTRKLNTYNTAVKDVKVFQFGYWQICLVFYGERWLVSASNYVSRRYMSDHCNSWWTSTRGAYSLSAIWTLMAGSWCSIIYWSWL
- the LOC139188454 gene encoding uncharacterized protein isoform X5, whose translation is MHMTPFEASPGTRKLNTYNTAVKDVKVFQFGYWQICLVFYGERWLVSASNYVSRRYMSDHCNSWWTSTRAYPGAYSLSAIWTLMAGSWCSIIYWSWL
- the LOC139188454 gene encoding uncharacterized protein isoform X1, whose translation is MHMTPFEASPGTRKLNTYNTAVKDVKVFQFGYWQICLVFYGERWLVSASNYVSRRYMSDHCNSWWTSTRAYPGAYSLSAIWTLMAGSWCSIIYWSCISRSLFVICNLDSDGWLLV
- the LOC139188454 gene encoding uncharacterized protein isoform X2; this translates as MHMTPFEASPGTRKLNTYNTAVKDVKVFQFGYWQICLVFYGERWLVSASNYVSRRYMSDHCNSWWTSTRGAYSLSAIWTLMAGSWCSIIYWSCISRSLFVICNLDSDGWLLV
- the LOC139188454 gene encoding uncharacterized protein isoform X4, translating into MHMTPFEASPGTRKLNTYNTAVKDVKVFQFGYWQICLVFYGERWLVSASNYVSRRYMSDHCNSWWTSTRGAYSLSAIWTLMAGSWCSIIYWSWSLFVICNLDSDGWLLV
- the LOC139188454 gene encoding uncharacterized protein isoform X3, which produces MHMTPFEASPGTRKLNTYNTAVKDVKVFQFGYWQICLVFYGERWLVSASNYVSRRYMSDHCNSWWTSTRAYPGAYSLSAIWTLMAGSWCSIIYWSWSLFVICNLDSDGWLLV